The genomic segment CTCCTCCGGCCCCGGCCTGATTTCTATGCCGCGGCGCACCCGAACCCCTCGGATGTACTGCTGATCGTAGAGGTAGCCGAGACGTCAGCCGAATTCGATCGAACCGTGAAACTGCCTCTCTATGCCAAGGGGCGTATCCCGGAGGTCTGGCTCGTAAACTTGACAGAGGACCGGATCGAGCTCTTCAGGGATCCACACCCCGATGGCTATCAGACGCACCAGGTCGTCTCGAAAGAGCAGACCATCGTCCCCCTTGCCTTCCCCAACTTCACGATCGCAACAGACGCCATTCTCGGTTGAACAGCTCCAAACAAGTACTCCAACTCC from the Candidatus Methylomirabilis tolerans genome contains:
- a CDS encoding Uma2 family endonuclease; translation: MPVQLLKRLFTAAEYEQMATAGILGEDDRVELINGEIVTMTPVGSRHASVVKRLLHAFLPLQAAGSVLLSVQDPIQLSAHSEPQPDLALLRPRPDFYAAAHPNPSDVLLIVEVAETSAEFDRTVKLPLYAKGRIPEVWLVNLTEDRIELFRDPHPDGYQTHQVVSKEQTIVPLAFPNFTIATDAILG